From Alteromonas sp. BL110:
ATGTCACCCCATCTGATAAGTTTTCCCTTCCTTCGGGTCATACTGCTGCTGCCACACTAATGGCTTGTATAGTCGCGCACTATTATCCTCCATTTGCCTTACTTGCCTACAGCTGGGCAGCACTTATTGGGTTATCGCGCGTGCTTCTAGGCGTACACTATCCTTCTGATGTGGTCGCAGGGTCATTGCTAGGCGTAACAATTGCGACATTAAGCATTTCAATTCTGGGGTAGCATGAAACTATTGTATGGTGTGCAAGGCACAGGTAACGGACATATTGCCCGAGCACGAATTATGGCTGCGGCGCTGGCGAAACGAGACGACATTAGCGTTGATTTTGTGTTTACCGGTCGCGCCCCAGAAAAATATTTTGATATGGAAGTGTTTGGGAAATACCAAACATACAAGGGGCTGAGCTTTATTACCAAAAGCGGGCGCGTAGACAAATGGTCTACCGTTAAAGACGCGAACCTTCGCCAGCTCAATAAGGATATAAAAGCATTCGATACACGCGGCTACGATTTGCTGGTTAATGACTTTGAACCCGTTACGGCATGGGCAGCAAAACAGCAGGGATTAAAGTCTATCTCCATAAGCCATCAAGCGGCTTTTACCTATAATGTACCTAAAAGTGGCCATACCATTTTTGATAGCTTGATAATGAAGCTATTCGCGCCTACCGACCTTCAGTTAGGTGTACACTGGTATCATTTTAATCAGCCTATCATCCCGCCTTTCGTTTCAGAAAAACCCGTTGTGTCTTCCGGTAATGGCCACGTTTTGGTTTACTTGCCTTTTGAAGATATCGAAGATATTCAACAAATGCTTGAGCCGCTGAGCGATCAGGTATTCGAATGCTTTCATCCGAACATCGATGAAGCGAAAGAAATGGGTCATATCCATTGGCACCCAACCTCTAAAAAGCACTTTCAAAAAGCGCTACAACATGCCAGTGGCGTAATTGCTAATGGCGGCTTTGAGCTATCAAGCGAAGCACTTCAACTAGGCAAAAAGCTACTCATTAAGCCGTTACACGGGCAGTTTGAGCAGCTATCCAATGTGTTAACCCTCAACAAATTGGATTTATGCCAGACCCTGTTTCAACTTGATACCGATATTGTGGAAGAATGGCTCGAGGCGCCTGAAAACGAAGCTATTGCCTTTCCAGACAACCCGAATATCCTTATTGACTGGCTTAAAAATAAAGACTTTTCTGATACCAAAAGCCTGTGCGATACGCTTTGGAAAAACGTTCAATACGGCGATAAAACACAAGAACGATTATTGGCTCTTGCAATTTAACACCGCAATGCGATGATAGCGGCATTTGTCGTATTCTTTGCGGGATTTTTCGTGCTTAAAAAGTCAGTTGTTTTCTTGTTAACGTTCACAGCATTATGTGGCTGTGGTTATAAAGGGGCGCTCTATATTCCTGACGCGCCTGCACAAAACACCTCTACTGAACCAACGTCTTCTGAAAATGCAGAAGTCGATGCTTCGACAAGTGCCAATACCCCTTCCCCCGCAACTACTTCTGGAGAGCTGAACTAGTGGATTTTTTCGCCTACAGCCAAGGTCAGCTGCACGCTGAACAAGTGGCTGTTTCTGATATTGCAGCCCAGCACGGAACGCCGGTTTATATTTACTCACGCGCTACGTTAGAGCGCCATTGGCACGCTTTTAATGATGCTATCGGTGAACACCCTCACCTTGTGTGTTATGCAGTAAAAGCTAACTCAAACATTGGTGTGTTGAGTGTTTTAGCGAAGTTAGGCTCAGGCTTTGACATCGTTTCAGCGGGTGAACTCGCCCGAGTAATCGAAGCCGGTGGTGACGCGAGCAAAGTCGTATTTTCAGGCGTAGGCAAAAAACACGACGAAATTCGCTATGCGCTAGAGCAAGGCATTATGTGCTTTAACGTAGAATCAGAGCCAGAACTTCATCGCATCAACCAAGTGGCTGGTGAAATGGGCGTACAAGCCCCTATTTCACTACGCATAAACCCTGACGTTGACGCCAAAACTCACCCATACATTTCTACGGGTTTGAAGGCCAACAAATTTGGTATTGCTCGTGAGCGCGCACTTGCTACCTATGAATTAGCTGCATCGCTACCTCATTTAAATGTGGTTGGCATGGACTGTCACATAGGCTCACAGCTCACCGAAATTGGCCCTTTTGTCGATGCATTAGAGCGCTTACTTCTGCTTATTGATGAACTGGCTGAGCGCAACATTATTATTGAGCACTTAGATGTTGGTGGTGGTCTTGGCGTAACTTATAACGATGAACAACCGCCTCATCCTAAAGCTTACGCGCAAGCCATGGCGGAAAAAATGGTAGGTCGTGAAAACCTCAAGCTTATTCTTGAGCCTGGCCGAGCTATTGCAGCTAACGCGGGTATTTTGGTCACTGAAGTCGAATTTATAAAAGAAGGTGAAGAGAAGAGCTTTGCCATTGTTGATGCCGCAATGAACGATTTATTGCGCCCCGCGCTTTACTCTGCATGGCAAAATATTATTCCTGTAAGAGAAGGAAGTACGGCAACGCCACGCACCTATGATGTTGTAGGGCCTGTTTGCGAAACCGGTGACTT
This genomic window contains:
- a CDS encoding MJ1255/VC2487 family glycosyltransferase, which codes for MKLLYGVQGTGNGHIARARIMAAALAKRDDISVDFVFTGRAPEKYFDMEVFGKYQTYKGLSFITKSGRVDKWSTVKDANLRQLNKDIKAFDTRGYDLLVNDFEPVTAWAAKQQGLKSISISHQAAFTYNVPKSGHTIFDSLIMKLFAPTDLQLGVHWYHFNQPIIPPFVSEKPVVSSGNGHVLVYLPFEDIEDIQQMLEPLSDQVFECFHPNIDEAKEMGHIHWHPTSKKHFQKALQHASGVIANGGFELSSEALQLGKKLLIKPLHGQFEQLSNVLTLNKLDLCQTLFQLDTDIVEEWLEAPENEAIAFPDNPNILIDWLKNKDFSDTKSLCDTLWKNVQYGDKTQERLLALAI
- the lptM gene encoding LPS translocon maturation chaperone LptM — its product is MLKKSVVFLLTFTALCGCGYKGALYIPDAPAQNTSTEPTSSENAEVDASTSANTPSPATTSGELN
- the lysA gene encoding diaminopimelate decarboxylase gives rise to the protein MDFFAYSQGQLHAEQVAVSDIAAQHGTPVYIYSRATLERHWHAFNDAIGEHPHLVCYAVKANSNIGVLSVLAKLGSGFDIVSAGELARVIEAGGDASKVVFSGVGKKHDEIRYALEQGIMCFNVESEPELHRINQVAGEMGVQAPISLRINPDVDAKTHPYISTGLKANKFGIARERALATYELAASLPHLNVVGMDCHIGSQLTEIGPFVDALERLLLLIDELAERNIIIEHLDVGGGLGVTYNDEQPPHPKAYAQAMAEKMVGRENLKLILEPGRAIAANAGILVTEVEFIKEGEEKSFAIVDAAMNDLLRPALYSAWQNIIPVREGSTATPRTYDVVGPVCETGDFIGKDRELAIEPTDLLAVRSAGAYGFVMASNYNSRCRPAEIMVDGDKAIVVREREKQKDLWQGEYKLP